In Thermobaculum terrenum ATCC BAA-798, the DNA window GTTCGATGACCACATATCAGTACTACACAGTTTCGAGAAAAAGCTTGAGTTGGATCGGTACTACGATATAACCATCAGCATAAAGGATGATACAGTCTACGTAACATTGGAAAACGAAGCATTTGAATACAGACTGTCAAACACCTTTCTAAGATCAGGATTCATTGGGCTGGTCTGTACCGAGGGTAGAGTCGATTGCAAGGCTCTAAGCATTACAACATAAAAATGTGGTGTAGGGCCTAGGCCCTACACCACATCCAACGAGATGCCTTTTACATGGGCTTCTACAGGATTCCAGTCCTCAGCAGCTTCTCTAGCAAGGTGCTTGCGTAGCAAGCGCTTGGCTTCCTCAGCTCTCCTCCTGTCCTCCTCTTGGACCCTGCGGAAGAACTGAACCAGCTCCTGATCGCCCATGAAATCCGCATCCTCTACATAGGAGGAATAGGTCTCCGCGCCTTTTAGAGCGTGGTAGATAACACTAATAAGGTCGTAAACCACATCCCTTGTACCAGTAACAGCGTTGCCGTTATCGGCTATCATTTACCACACCTCCCTTCTGCACTGGAGCCTTGCAATTCCCATGCCAACCTTATCCTCAAGTGGCTCCATGTACTTATACTACTAACTTAAACGTTTGTCTAGAGACAAAAGAACGCAAAAACGTTTGTTTATATATTATATATAACACAGCTTCTCCTCTAATCATCTCCTCTCTTTGTGTAGTCTATAGCGCTTGATCTATTACTGAGGAACAGATCCTGCTTACCAGTGTTACTAGCAAGAATAGTGCAATGAGGTGGAGAAAATGGAGATGATCCCGAGAGAAAAATACTATCATGAAGTCCGAACTCAACTGACAAGAGCTATACTGGCTGCTCAGTTACTGAAGCGCGGAGGGCTACAGAACTTGGATGCCAGACAAGTCAGGCTCCTGCATACACTTGAAGATAGCTTGATGAGAGCATCCTGGCTGATTATGACACATAAGATAAATAACATTGGCTCCCATCGACCTGCTAGTAGTAAATACAGACACAACTAATTTTAGGTAGCCAGCGAGTAAAACATGCCATTAGACCGAACGATGCCCTTGATCTCCATCATGGTTAGAGTAGCGCTTACTACAGCAATGGGCATGTTACTTTCGAAAGCTATATCATCAATATGCTTTGGCTCGGTCCCCAGGACATCAAGAAGCGCCTGCTCAGTGGGATCATCTGTAACAATAGATCTAGAATTGCTCTCTAAGCTGACACGATCTATATCTAGCTCTTCCAATATGTCTTCCACACGACTAACTAGTTTGGCACCCTGTTGGATAAGATAGTTCGTACCCGCACTAGTTGGACTAAGTATGCTGCCGGGAACAGCCATTACTTCTCTTCCTTGTTGAGCTGCGAAGCCAGCACTAATTAGCGCTCCACTCTTCATATCAGCTTCTATTACTACAACTGCGAGGCTAAGACCGGTGATAATCCTGTTCCGTGGGGGGAAATTACGAGCTTCTGGTCTTGTTCCCAAAGGATACTCGCTGACGAGAGCACCTGACCTTACTATATCATCTGCTAGCTTTTTATTTTCCCAAGGATATACCTGATCCAAACCACTACCAAGAACAGCTATCGTCCTGCCACCAGCTTCAAGCGCAGCTCTATGAGCATATGAATCTATTCCCCTTGCAAGCCCACTTACTACCGTCACACCATTCATTACCAAGCCCGTAACTATTCTCGATACTACCTCCCTCCCATAAGCTGTTGCCTTACGAGTGCCTACCACCGCCACAGAACACTCATCTTCTTGAACGATGT includes these proteins:
- the dprA gene encoding DNA-processing protein DprA; its protein translation is MELKAAEMDDKSIGIILKARKSINPHLELEKLESRGIKPYAYDSPGYPRLLSYVPNPPVVIYVQGDIVQEDECSVAVVGTRKATAYGREVVSRIVTGLVMNGVTVVSGLARGIDSYAHRAALEAGGRTIAVLGSGLDQVYPWENKKLADDIVRSGALVSEYPLGTRPEARNFPPRNRIITGLSLAVVVIEADMKSGALISAGFAAQQGREVMAVPGSILSPTSAGTNYLIQQGAKLVSRVEDILEELDIDRVSLESNSRSIVTDDPTEQALLDVLGTEPKHIDDIAFESNMPIAVVSATLTMMEIKGIVRSNGMFYSLAT